One Pochonia chlamydosporia 170 chromosome 5, whole genome shotgun sequence DNA segment encodes these proteins:
- a CDS encoding C6 zinc finger domain-containing protein (similar to Cordyceps militaris CM01 XP_006665879.1) has protein sequence MYELAESPAAGVEGAENSIKAANGYTTHLMGAMMLMELRGPDMNNSPLAHSLFLGLRRYMLLGSLMNHKDTFISHPQWRERPWAVYPKNLLDVCLDALFEMPAVLRQWDAVSHESNDAVIQHKCAAILDRCNELDADLQNWYVEYEQSWSGPLYQTAFCTLKSQFDNDELGKVFPISYHFPVFTIGYVLITYWSGMMVVHNIAMAAQYKLAYVASMSPSGTLSACAAAKEHTDIWLDMVRNMCQSVEYFMGQETGRIGPTTAMGIMQGCMASLSGEPELWGRERGWIVEMMGRIGKRLNLPRHDILWK, from the coding sequence ATGTACGAGCTGGCAGAAAGCCCTGCAGCAGGAGTAGAAGGGGCAGAGAACTCAATCAAGGCAGCCAATGGGTACACAACGCACCTAATGGGTgcgatgatgctgatggagtTGCGCGGTCCGGACATGAATAATTCGCCGCTGGCACACAGCTTGTTTCTCGGACTCCGTCGGTACATGCTGCTGGGCAGCTTGATGAACCACAAGGATACTTTCATATCGCACCCGCAATGGAGAGAACGACCGTGGGCGGTGTATCCGAAGAACCTGCTGGATGTTTGCCTGGACGCGCTGTTTGAGATGCCGGCTGTGCTGCGTCAGTGGGACGCCGTTTCGCATGAAAGCAATGACGCCGTCATCCAACACAAATGCGCTGCTATACTCGATCGGTGCAACGAGCTGGATGCAGATTTGCAGAACTGGTACGTCGAATACGAACAATCATGGTCTGGACCTCTGTATCAGACGGCATTCTGTACGCTGAAAAGTCagtttgacaatgacgagCTCGGCAAAGTGTTTCCGATCTCTTACCACTTCCCCGTCTTCACAATTGGCTATGTCCTCATCACATACTGGTCtgggatgatggtggtgcatAATATCGCCATGGCCGCTCAGTACAAGCTCGCATATGTTGCGAGCATGTCCCCGTCTGGCACCTTGTCCGCATGTGCAGCCGCCAAAGAACATACAGATATTTGGCTGGATATGGTGAGGAATATGTGTCAGTCGGTGGAATATTTCATGGGCCAGGAGACTGGACGAATTGGCCCTACGACAGCCATGGGAATAATGCAGGGCTGCATGGCGTCTTTGAGCGGCGAACCAGAGCTGTGGGGGAGAGAAAGAGGCTGGATAGTGGAAATGATGGGCCGAATCGGGAAGAGGTTAAATCTTCCGAGACATGACATTTTGTGGAAGTAG